The Tigriopus californicus strain San Diego chromosome 5, Tcal_SD_v2.1, whole genome shotgun sequence genome includes a region encoding these proteins:
- the LOC131881043 gene encoding uncharacterized protein LOC131881043, whose amino-acid sequence MSEVQLYIYDLAQGMAAQFSPLLGFQLDGIWHTAIVAYGREWFFGAGGIEQTLPGQTMLGAPLKTQALGRTQVTQAAFMAYLDTLERERFRGQRYHLLQHNCNHFSSHVARYLTGQDIPSYILELPNRVMNSPIAALLTPLIENATPRGHDIHEPPVPTPAQAPSDAEAMSDRATIRVHFPPAHYLTYPQMIEVDKLMRKLRELVTKPGNGLAETNLLSFLGLLTGQSSLEGLVWTTAKFVLTSWHKEDIFPVLDAIRWITADRPISDEVAEELLTLLHALLKPESSHTNLQLVIKILCNCFMHNNTKKAMIAHREYSISQLNAIVEEVELMPNVLQIAIGSLVLNYSIALIESPDLEASIQLVSALSSNYLPKLDNAEALYRTLVALGTLIAQDAECQGLAQALDLDQTLASLKKKDCPKLRECITECLAVLR is encoded by the coding sequence ATGAGTGAAGTGCAATTATATATTTATGACCTGGCCCAGGGCATGGCGGCCCAATTCTCGCCACTCTTGGGCTTCCAGCTGGACGGGATCTGGCATACAGCCATCGTGGCCTATGGCCGGGAATGGTTCTTTGGGGCGGGTGGCATCGAACAGACCCTGCCCGGACAGACCATGCTTGGAGCGCCGCTCAAGACCCAGGCCTTGGGACGCACCCAGGTCACGCAGGCGGCCTTCATGGCCTATTTGGACACATTGGAACGGGAGCGATTCCGCGGGCAGCGCTACCATCTGCTCCAACACAACTGCAACCACTTCTCGAGCCACGTGGCCCGCTATCTCACCGGGCAAGACATTCCCAGCTACATCCTCGAATTGCCCAACCGGGTCATGAACTCGCCCATCGCCGCCCTCCTCACGCCCCTCATTGAGAATGCCACGCCCCGGGGGCACGATATTCACGAGCCGCCCGTCCCTACGCCCGCCCAGGCCCCCTCGGACGCTGAGGCGATGTCGGATCGAGCTACGATCCGCGTCCATTTTCCCCCAGCCCACTATTTAACTTACCCGCAGATGATTGAGGTGGACAAGCTTATGCGGAAACTGCGTGAATTGGTCACCAAGCCCGGCAACGGCTTGGCCGAAACCAATCTGCTCAGCTTCCTGGGATTACTGACGGGTCAGAGCTCGCTCGAGGGTTTAGTGTGGACCACGGCTAAATTTGTGCTGACCTCGTGGCATAAAGAGGACATCTTTCCCGTCTTGGATGCCATCCGATGGATTACGGCCGATCGGCCCATTTCGGACGAGGTGGCCGAGGAGCTGCTCACGCTGCTTCACGCCTTGCTCAAGCCTGAATCCTCGCACACCAACCTCCAACTCGTCATCAAGATCCTGTGCAATTGTTTCATGCACAATAATACCAAAAAAGCCATGATTGCCCATCGCGAATACTCGATCAGTCAACTCAATGCCATTGTCGAAGAGGTGGAACTCATGCCCAACGTCCTTCAGATCGCTATCGGGAGCCTGGTCTTGAATTACTCCATAGCGCTAATCGAAAGCCCGGACTTGGAGGCCTCCATCCAGCTAGTGTCAGCTTTAAGCTCGAATTATCTCCCGAAATTGGACAACGCCGAAGCTTTATACCGAACCCTGGTGGCTTTAGGCACTTTAATTGCGCAAGACGCTGAATGCCAAGGTCTGGCCCAAGCCTTGGATTTGGATCAAACCCTggcatctttgaaaaaaaaggattgccCAAAATTAAGAGAATGCATTACAGAGTGTTTAGCCGTTCTGCGGTGA